In the Arachis ipaensis cultivar K30076 chromosome B10, Araip1.1, whole genome shotgun sequence genome, one interval contains:
- the LOC107621736 gene encoding vacuolar iron transporter homolog 4-like — MADTIQPFHCAESNNNPKSSKVFDMDLEKVTPEEVEVFDYAKRAQWLRAAVLGANDGLLSTASLMMGVGAVKQDVKTMILTGVAGLVAGACSMAIGEFVSVYSQYDIELAQMKREGNTQDKNKLPNPYTAATASAVAFSVGALVPLLAAAFIKDYKVRLTVVVAVVSLALLVFGGVGAVLGKAPFVKSSLRVLIGGWLAMAVTFGLTKLAGHVGV, encoded by the coding sequence GCAGATACAATCCAACCATTTCACTGTGCTGAATCCAACAACAACCCCAAGTCTTCAAAGGTCTTCGACATGGATCTGGAGAAGGTAACGCCGGAGGAAGTGGAGGTTTTTGACTATGCCAAGAGGGCACAGTGGCTTAGGGCTGCAGTTTTGGGTGCAAACGATGGCTTGCTATCAACAGCATCCCTCATGATGGGCGTTGGAGCCGTCAAACAAGATGTTAAGACCATGATCCTCACCGGAGTTGCCGGTTTGGTGGCCGGAGCTTGCAGCATGGCAATTGGAGAGTTTGTCTCCGTCTATTCCCAGTATGATATCGAGTTGGCGCAGATGAAGAGGGAAGGCAACACGCAAGACAAAAACAAACTTCCTAACCCTTATACTGCGGCCACCGCCTCCGCCGTCGCCTTCTCAGTCGGGGCCTTGGTGCCCCTACTGGCTGCCGCCTTCATAAAAGATTATAAGGTGAGGTTAACGGTGGTGGTGGCGGTGGTGAGCCTTGCCTTGTTGGTGTTTGGAGGGGTGGGTGCTGTTTTAGGGAAAGCACCATTTGTGAAGTCATCTTTGAGGGTCTTGATCGGAGGATGGTTGGCCATGGCGGTTACTTTTGGGCTAACCAAGTTGGCTGGTCATGTTGGAGTTTGA
- the LOC107622945 gene encoding serine decarboxylase 1 — MVGSGHLGANGTVEPLPEDFDASAVIKEPVPPTVAESENVKRAIVLGKNVHTLCLEVTEPDADDEITGERDAYMASVLSKYKKSLTERTKHHLGYPYNLDFDYGALSQLQHFSINNLGDPFIESNYGVHSRQFEVGVLDWFARLWEIEKDEYWGYMTNCGTEGNLHGILVGREVLPDGILYASQESHYSVFKAARMYRMDCVKIATLHTGEIDCNDFKAKLLLHKDKPAIVNVNIGTTVKGAVDDLDLVIKTLEDIGFSRDKFYIHCDGALFGLMMPFVKLAPKVSFKKPIGSVSVSGHKFVGCPMPCGVQITRLEHINVLSNNVEYLASRDATIMGSRNGHAPIFLWYTLNRKGYRGFQKEVQKCLRNAHYFKDRLREAGVGAMLNELSSTVVFERPHDEEFVRKWQLACQGNIAHVVVMPNVTKGKLDDFLNELVEKRAQWFKDGKFQQYCIASEVGETCCLCPLHKGK; from the exons ATGGTTGGAAGTGGCCATTTGGGCGCCAACGGAACAGTTGAACCATTGCCCGAGGATTTTGATGCGTCAGCTGTGATCAAAGAACCTGTGCCACCCACAGTTGCAGAAAGTGAGAACGTGAAAAGAGCTATTGTACTGGGAAAAAATGTTCACACACTGTGTCTAGAAGTTACAGAACCTGATGCAGATGATGAGATTACTGGGGAAAGGGATGCTTACATGGCAAGTGTATTGTCCAAATACAAAAAATCATTGACTGAAAGGACAAAACATCATTTAG GTTACCCCTATAATTTGGATTTCGACTACGGTGCACTCTCTCAACTTCAGCACTTCTCCATAAACAACCTGGGAGATCCATTCATTGAAAGCAATTATGGAGTCCACTCCCGGCAGTTTGAAGTTGGTGTTTTGGACTGGTTTGCCCGGTTATGGGAAATAGAGAAAGATGAGTACTGGGGCTATATGACAAACTGTGGTACTGAGGGCAATCTCCATGGCATCCTAGTTGG GAGAGAGGTCCTTCCGGATGGGATTTTGTACGCCTCACAAGAATCACATTATTCTGTATTTAAAGCTGCACGTATGTACAGAATGGATTGTGTGAAGATTGCAACTCTTCATACCGGAGAGATTGATTGTAATGATTTTAAGGCCAAGCTGCTTCTTCACAAAGATAAGCCAGCTATTGTAAATGTGAACATAG GTACAACTGTCAAAGGAGCAGTGGATGATCTTGATCTGGTGATAAAGACACTTGAAGATATTGGATTTTCACGTGACAAATTCTACATCCATTGTGATGGGGCCTTGTTTGGTCTCATGATGCCTTTTGTGAAACTT GCACCAAAAGTTTCTTTTAAGAAGCCCATTGGTAGTGTTAGTGTTTCTGGCCACAAATTTGTGGGGTGCCCAATGCCTTGTGGTGTTCAGATAACAAGATTGGAGCATATCAATGTTCTTTCCAATAATGTAGAATACCTTGCTTCTAGGGATGCCACAATCATGGGTAGCCGGAATGGCCATGCTCCCATATTCCTTTGGTATACGCTTAACCGGAAAGGATACAGAGGTTTCCAGAAAGAAGTGCAGAAATGCCTGAGGAATGCACACTACTTCAAGGACCGCCTTAGGGAGGCCGGAGTTGGTGCAATGCTTAATGAGCTGAGCAGCACAGTTGTGTTTGAGAGGCCACATGATGAGGAGTTTGTACGGAAGTGGCAGTTGGCATGCCAGGGAAACATAGCACATGTGGTGGTGATGCCAAATGTCACTAAGGGTAAGCTTGATGATTTTCTGAACGAGCTTGTGGAGAAGCGCGCTCAATGGTTCAAAGATGGCAAGTTTCAACAATATTGCATTGCCTCAGAAGTGGGTGAAACCTGTTGTCTTTGCCCTTTGCACAAGGGCAAGTGA
- the LOC107623595 gene encoding uncharacterized protein LOC107623595 — MEPLQLEKRTKPLWKPPKTREIPSNHVMECSSQKKTRDLPNLTECHACGFKFDVCTGKNGLRTLYSEWRVVLLCSKCFSSVESSRICTYCFSEASSDSFRCIQCRHSVHQNCFLKYRNAAPWSYSCIGSEFSVCVDCWIPKPVAISRSRRKVKGGVIKRKGRVIVEKVNSNSRVLRGGDLVRSMEDVVKGANHDMEKKDDAAAKAREEAVKKSVVARRAVEVANNALSLVPNREESGLKVDDVKFVDGSVMTSELHLNSSSKTSKRQCLLNTSCLDTPKIWDSSLDSSLKRLDSWDASGYEPSISVGSLDGGSSNDLNRRCIGTSDMKTCANDGGRTAEINAEEIEDEVLNEGEGSCSFRLISHGGEDSGLESDRKQADPALCGDERCNGKPDRYFLKYMRRRCRLKPNIESKPNNNKAYLESHDAAVGLRSNCSGELRTIYNASFRSYAPLQARICLQK; from the coding sequence ATGGAGCCCCTCCAACTGGAGAAGCGAACAAAGCCGCTCTGGAAACCCCCCAAGACACGGGAAATCCCTTCAAATCACGTTATGGAGTGTTCATCGCAGAAGAAAACTAGGGATTTGCCGAACTTGACCGAATGCCATGCGTGCGGATTCAAGTTCGACGTTTGCACCGGTAAGAATGGACTCAGAACCCTTTATAGCGAATGGCGTGTTGTTCTTCTTTGCAGCAAGTGCTTTTCTTCTGTTGAATCTTCTCGAATTTGCACATATTGTTTCTCTGAAGCTTCTTCCGATTCGTTTCGTTGCATTCAATGTCGGCATTCAGTGCACCAGAACTGTTTCTTGAAATACAGGAATGCTGCACCATGGTCTTATTCCTGTATAGGTTCTGAATTTTCTGTTTGTGTGGATTGTTGGATTCCCAAACCAGTGGCAATTTCTAGAAGTAGAAGAAAGGTTAAGGGTGGAGTGATCAAGAGAAAGGGTAGGGTTATAGTAGAGAAGGTGAATTCTAATTCAAGGGTTTTGAGAGGTGGGGATTTGGTGAGATCTATGGAGGATGTGGTTAAGGGTGCAAATCATGATATGGAAAAGAAGGATGATGCAGCTGCTAAGGCCAGAGAGGAGGCGGTAAAGAAATCTGTGGTGGCTAGAAGGGCTGTTGAAGTGGCAAATAATGCTTTGAGCTTGGTACCGAACAGAGAAGAGAGTGGTCTTAAGGTTGATGATGTAAAGTTTGTTGATGGTTCAGTGATGACGTCTGAGTTGCATTTGAATAGCTCATCGAAGACTTCAAAGAGACAATGCTTATTGAATACAAGTTGCTTGGATACTCCCAAGATATGGGATTCAAGTCTTGATTCATCGTTGAAGAGATTGGATTCATGGGATGCTAGTGGTTATGAACCTTCTATTTCTGTAGGATCTTTGGATGGTGGTTCTTCAAATGACCTGAATCGTCGCTGCATTGGCACAAGTGACATGAAAACTTGTGCAAATGATGGTGGACGCACAGCTGAAATCAATGCTGAAGAGATTGAGGATGAGGTCTTGAATGAAGGTGAGGGAAGTTGTTCTTTTCGGTTGATAAGCCATGGAGGAGAAGACAGTGGGTTAGAATCTGATCGCAAGCAAGCAGATCCTGCATTGTGTGGGGATGAAAGATGTAATGGAAAGCCTGATCGCTATTTCTTGAAGTATATGAGGAGAAGGTGTAGGTTAAAACCAAATATAGAAAGTAAACCCAATAATAATAAGGCTTATCTTGAGAGTCATGACGCTGCTGTTGGGCTTCGATCCAATTGTTCTGGGGAATTGAGAACAATATACAATGCTTCATTTCGGTCTTATGCTCCTTTGCAAGCACGCATCTGCTTGCAAAAGTGA